A stretch of the Equus quagga isolate Etosha38 chromosome 9, UCLA_HA_Equagga_1.0, whole genome shotgun sequence genome encodes the following:
- the MC2R gene encoding adrenocorticotropic hormone receptor, whose product MKHIVNLYENINDTARNNSDCPLVVLPEEIFFTISIIGVLENLMILLAVIKNKNLQSPMYFFICSLAISDMLGSLYKILENILIMFRNTGYLKPRSNFETTADDIIDSLFILSLLGSIFSLSVIAVDRYITIFHALQYHSIVTMHRAIVVLIVIWTCCLGSGIAMVIFSHHIPTVITFTSLFPLMLVFILCLYVHMFLLARSHARKISTLSRGNMKGAITLTILLGVFIFCWAPFVLHVLLMTFCPNNPYCVCYMSLFQVNGMLIMCNAVIDPFIYAFRSPELREAFKKMIFCNSYQY is encoded by the coding sequence ATGAAGCACATTGTCAATCTATATGAAAACATCAATGATACAGCAAGAAATAATTCAGACTGTCCTCTTGTGGTTTTGCCAGAAGAGATATTCTTCACAATATCCATCATTGGGGTTTTGGAGAATCTGATGATCCTTCTGGCTGTGATCAAGAATAAGAATCTCCAGTCACCAATGTACTTTTTCATTTGCAGCTTGGCCATTTCTGATATGTTGGGCAGCCTATATAAGATCCTGGAAAATATCCTGATCATGTTCAGAAACACAGGTTATCTCAAGCCTCGTAGCAATTTTGAAACCACAGCCGATGACATCATTGACTCTCTGTTCATCCTCTCCCTACTTGGGTCCATTTTCAGCCTGTCTGTGATCGCCGTTGACCGCTACATCACAATCTTCCATGCTCTGCAGTACCACAGCATTGTGACCATGCACCGTGCCATTGTTGTCCTGATAGTCATCTGGACGTGCTGCCTGGGCAGCGGCATCGCCATGGTGATCTTCTCCCATCACATCCCCACAGTGATCACCTTCACCTCGCTGTTCCCTCTCATGTTGGTCTTTATCCTATGCCTCTATGTGCACATGTTCTTGCTGGCCCGTTCCCATGCCAGGAAGATCTCAACCCTCTCTAGAGGCAACATGAAAGGGGCCATCACGCTGACCATCCTGCTCGGGGTGTTCATCTTCTGCTGGGCCCCTTTTGTCCTTCATGTCCTCTTAATGACATTCTGCCCAAATAACCCTTACTGTGTCTGCTACATGTCCCTCTTCCAGGTGAATGGCATGTTGATCATGTGCAATGCAGTCATCGACCCTTTTATATATGCCTTCCGGAGCCCAGAGCTCAGGGAGGCATTCAAAAAGATGATCTTCTGCAACAGTTACCAGTACTGA